A portion of the Daphnia magna isolate NIES linkage group LG4, ASM2063170v1.1, whole genome shotgun sequence genome contains these proteins:
- the LOC116920152 gene encoding mitochondrial dimethyladenosine transferase 1, translated as MSIPLISRLPPLPAVRDLLNLYRLQAVKQLSQNFLLDPKLTNKLVSAAGKITDGYVCEVGPGAGSLTRIILSRNVRQLIVVEKDKRFQPPLEMLAEASDNRMSVIWGDVLSHNLRNSFPQESSCDWNDVTPNIHIIGNLPFNIATPLIIKWLCAISERSDAWAHGRVRLTLTFQKEVAERMVAPIGTSERCRLSVMVQHLCHVQHKFTIPGRAFVPKPNVDVGVVHFTPLIVPKIKAPFSLVEKVARNTFSFRQKYCRRGLEMLFPTSMRAEQVQTLLRLADVDGTLRPFELSIEEFDRLCQAYSVILEKFPSLARYNSRSTDGIDDILFAEQL; from the exons ATGTCAATTCCGCTTATTTCTCGTCTACCTCCCCTCCCTGCTGTTCGTGACCTCCTCAATTTGTACCGCCTTCAAGCAGTGAAACAGTTGTCTCAGAATTTTTTGCTAGATCCCAAGTTGACCAACAAATTAGTGTCAGCTGCAGGAAAGATTACCGATGGTTATGTATGCGAAGTAGGCCCGGGAGCCGGATCCCTCACAAGAATAATTTTATCACGCAATGTCAGGCAGCTAATCGTCGTCGAAAAAGATAAACGTTTTCAGCCACCTTTGGAAATGTTAGCAGAGGCCAGTGATAATAGAATGTCAGTCATCTGGGGTGACGTTCTTAGTCACAACTTAAGAAACAGCTTCCCGCAAGAATCCAGCTGTGACTGGAATGACGTGACTCCTAATATTCACATCATCGGTAACTTGCCCTTCAACATCGCCACGCCGCTTATAATTAAATGGTTATGTGCCATTTCAGAACG GTCAGATGCATGGGCCCATGGAAGAGTTCGTTTAACTCTAACCTTCCAGAAAGAAGTGGCAGAGAGGATGGTGGCACCTATTGGTACTTCAGAACGCTGTAGGCTCTCGGTTATGGTGCAGCATCTCTGCCATGTGCAGCACAAATTCACAATCCCTG GAAGAGCATTTGTTCCAAAACCAAACGTGGACGTGGGTGTCGTGCATTTCACACCCCTCATTGTTCCCAAGATTAAAGCGCCCTTCAGCCTGGTTGAAAAAGTTGCCCGGAATACCTTCTCGTTTCGACAGAAATACTGTCGGCGTGGTTTGGAGATGCTTTTCCCTACATCGATGAGAGCCGAACAGGTCCAAACCCTTTTGCGGCTAGCCGACGTCGACGGAACATTGAGGCCTTTCGAACTGAGCATCGAAGAGTTTGACCGCCTTTGCCAGGCTTACAGCGTCATTCTTGAAAAGTTTCCTTCCCTTGCGCGCTACAATTCGCGTTCCACAGACGGTATTGACGATATCTTGTTTGCTGAGCAGTTGTGA
- the LOC116920146 gene encoding LOW QUALITY PROTEIN: venom dipeptidyl peptidase 4 (The sequence of the model RefSeq protein was modified relative to this genomic sequence to represent the inferred CDS: deleted 2 bases in 2 codons; substituted 3 bases at 3 genomic stop codons), producing the protein MPSVIQNKRSKKDLCLSIGLLEDASANQDSAVHSTSDYQNRRHRRFLVIFVTTMGLVGVAVAIVLASVYGNVAFTEAKPSARQQEGFTLDEVLSGKFYAESFNGTWISDHEFGYRTAQYGINIYDVKTSTATVMVKPEIVAQLGAVTYKFSYDRKYVLYGFDIKSSYRYSSLARYSIIDLEREIVYPLRPRPDEPQPQMRYATWNKKENNIIYVYANDIYFRQTPDSTVPDVRLTTDGEHEAVFNGVPDWVYEEEVLSQDNAIWIANSGARMVFASFDDRQVDHMEFSVYGEAGSIKDQYPVTNAIRYPKPGRPNPTVAIWSVDLHKDGSVHSGPHFSKGLIPIPEEFRQKDHYFTTVAWATDDEVMIAWLNRHQNVSLLSFCNITAGICQTVSLNKNNIXIFYQTLLLXXEYEISEPKGWVDQYSPPKFSADGRNFLIILPVDQMNDVGNFKHLVLYDRDTKQSRALSSGRWEVTEILGWDEPNHTAYFIGTATDKPAVRHMYKVSTGAVGDVVCVTCGTFNADLKECTYNTIEFSTEMGYYVHGCDGPNAPRSVIKEAATDREVFLVSNNDVLRDRLAQKSLPRPLTMQVPLDGNYFAQVKLLLPPSLNRNRASQYPMLVYVYGGPNSQQVSDRYRVDWGYHLSTSRGVIYALIDGRGSGYQGDKMLHEIYRRMGTVEIQDQIKVTKFLKENLPFVDGNRTAIWGWSYGGYATASALVQDKENVFKCGMSVAPVTNWIYYDSIYTERYMGLPTAEDNLKSYQDGDVCKYPENFRGKQFYLIHGTADDNVHYQQSLMLAKSLEGADVLFRQQSYTDENHSINTFKKHLYHSLGTFLMTDCFEIENEVWG; encoded by the exons ATGCCCAGCGtgattcaaaacaaaagatcAAAGAAGGATTTGTGCTTGAGCATT GGCTTATTGGAAGACGCGTCGGCAAACCAGGACTCGGCCGTCCATAGCACCAGCGACTATCAAAACCGTCGTCATCGCCGATTCCTTGTCATATTCGTTACAACCATGGGTTTGGTAGGAGTCGCTGTCGCCATTGTATTGGCGAGCGTTTACGGAAATGTTGCTTTCACCGAGGCGAAACCTTCTGCCAGACAGCAAGAAGGTTTTACGCTGGACGAAGTTTTGAGTGGAAAATTTTATGCTGAATCGTTCAACGGAACATGGATTTCAG ATCACGAATTTGGCTACAGAACTGCACAGTACGGCATCAACATTTATGACGTCAAAACTTCAACGGCGACGGTGATGGTGAAACCAGAAATTGTG GCGCAATTGGGGGCAGTTACCTACAAGTTTTCGTATGATCGAAAATACGTGCTCTACGGTTTCGACATTAAATCG TCTTACCGGTATTCGAGTTTGGCTCGCTATTCCATCATCGACTTGGAAAGGGAA ATTGTTTATCCGCTAAGACCTCGTCCAGACGAACCTCAGCCGCAAATGCGTTACGCCACAtggaacaagaaagaaaataatataatttatGTGTACGCCAATGATATCTATTTCCGGCAGACTCCAGACTCTACAGTACCTGATGTTCGCCTCACCACTGACGGCGAACACGAGGCCGTGTTCAATGGCGTCCCTGATTGGGTTTATGAAG AGGAGGTACTGAGTCAAGACAACGCTATTTGGATTGCCAACAGCGGAGCTCGCATGGTATTCGCCTCTTTTGATGATCGTCAAGTCGACCACATGGAGTTCTCAGTTTATGGAGAGGCTGGTTCAATTAAAGACCAGTATCCAGTTACCAATGCCATCCGCTATCCTAAG CCCGGTCGTCCTAATCCAACAGTGGCCATATGGAGCGTCGATCTGCATAAGGATGGATCAGTCCATAGCGGACCGCATTTCAGCAAGGGTCTCATTCCAATTCCCGAAGAGTTCAGACAAAA GGATCATTATTTTACCACTGTTGCTTGGGCCACAGACGATGAGGTGATGATTGCCTGGTTAAATCGTCATCAAAACGTCtctcttctttccttttgcAACATCACAGCAGGAATTTGCCAAACGGTAAGcctcaacaaaaacaatatttaaattttctatCAAACACTTTTGCTTTAATAGGAGTACGAGATTAGCGAGCCTAAAGGATGGGTTGATCAATACTCACCACCGAAATTTTCAGCCGATGGCCGCAATTTCCTCATTATACTACCAGTTGATCAGATGAATGATGTGGGTAATTTCAAACACTTGGTCCTTTATGACCGTGACACGAAGCAATCACGCGCCCTTTCCAGTGGACGGTGGGAAGTTACGGAGATCCTTGGCTGGGATGAACCAAACCATACGGC GTACTTCATAGGCACAGCAACAGACAAGCCAGCAGTCCGCCATATGTACAAAGTGAGCACTGGCGCAGTGGGCGACGTTGTATGCGTCACTTGTGGCACTTTTAATGCTGATTTGAAGGAATGCACGTACAATACGATCGAATTCAGTACCGAAATGGGTTATTACGTCCACGGTTGTGATGGTCCTAATGCTCCTAGGTCTGTCATCAAAGAGGCAGCT ACGGACAGGGAAGTTTTTCTTGTGTCAAACAACGATGTTCTACGTGATAGACTCGCGCAGAAATCTCTTCCAAGACCATTGACTATGCAAGTGCCGCTGGACGGTAATTACTTTGCCCAAGTCAAGCTGTTGCTGCCACCATCTCTTAATAGGAACAGAGCTTCCCAATATCCTATGCTAGTTTATGT GTATGGGGGTCCGAATTCGCAACAAGTCTCAGATCGTTACCGTGTTGATTGGGGCTATCATCTGTCCACCTCTAGAGGAGTCATTTATGCTTTGATTGATGGTAGAGGATCTGGTTACCAAGGAGATAAAATGCTTCACGAAATTTATCGGCGTATGGGCACTGTTGAAATTCAAGATCAAATTAAAGTGACAAA GTTCTTGAAGGAAAATTTACCATTTGTGGATGGAAATCGTACTGCCATTTGGGGTTGGAGTTATGGTGGTTATGCCACAGCTTCTGCATTAGTtcaagataaagaaaatgttttcaagtGTGGCATGTCAGTTGCACCAGTCACCAACTGGATCTACTATG ATTCTATCTATACCGAAAGATACATGGGTCTTCCAACTGCAGAGGACAACTTAAAATCTTATCAAGATGGTGATGTATGCAAATACCCAGAAAACTTTAGAGGAAAGCAGTTTTATCTGATACATGGAACAGCAGATGATAACGTTCATTACCAACAGTCCCTGATGTTGGCAAAATCCCTAGAA GGTGCTGATGTTctttttagacaacag AGCTATACAGATGAAAACCACAGTATTAACACCTTTAAGAAGCACCTTTACCATTCATTAGGAACATTCCTTATGACTGACTGTTTTGAGATTGAGAACGAAGTATGGggttaa